One window from the genome of Metabacillus flavus encodes:
- a CDS encoding 16S rRNA (uracil(1498)-N(3))-methyltransferase — protein sequence MQRYFINTPKSEIGSSIKAAGDDFHHMIKVMRMREGDSIIWVTSDGEEALCTLAEPGQNEAECNVAEWVTENKELPVRVTIACGLPKGDKLDLIIQKGTELGALKFIPFNAARSVVKLDDKKSKKKTERWQKIAKEAAEQSYRNRIPLVNDPVSLKELVQISKEYGVKIAAYEESAKKGEKSSFSKALEQLSTGESLLVATGPEGGFTLEEIDFLQEHGFVTAGFGPRILRTETAPLYALSAVSYHFELMR from the coding sequence ATGCAGCGTTATTTTATCAATACACCAAAAAGTGAAATTGGATCCTCTATTAAAGCAGCAGGCGACGATTTTCATCATATGATAAAGGTTATGCGGATGAGAGAGGGAGATTCAATCATTTGGGTAACTTCAGATGGAGAGGAAGCATTATGCACTCTGGCCGAACCGGGGCAAAATGAGGCAGAATGCAATGTCGCAGAATGGGTGACTGAAAATAAAGAACTGCCGGTACGTGTTACGATTGCATGCGGGCTGCCTAAAGGGGATAAACTGGATTTGATTATCCAAAAAGGGACAGAGCTCGGTGCTCTTAAGTTTATCCCTTTTAATGCGGCTCGTTCTGTAGTAAAATTGGATGATAAAAAATCCAAGAAGAAAACCGAACGCTGGCAAAAGATAGCGAAGGAAGCAGCCGAGCAATCATACCGCAACCGCATTCCATTAGTGAATGACCCGGTTTCTTTAAAAGAGCTCGTCCAGATTTCCAAAGAGTACGGTGTGAAAATTGCAGCTTATGAAGAATCAGCAAAAAAAGGTGAAAAGAGCAGTTTCTCAAAAGCTCTTGAACAGCTGTCCACTGGGGAGTCACTGCTTGTTGCTACAGGACCTGAAGGCGGTTTTACGCTTGAGGAAATTGATTTTCTTCAGGAGCATGGCTTCGTAACTGCAGGATTTGGACCCAGGATTTTAAGGACTGAAACCGCTCCGCTGTATGCACTTTCAGCGGTTTCCTACCATTTTGAATTAATGAGGTGA